Proteins from a genomic interval of Stigmatopora nigra isolate UIUO_SnigA chromosome 19, RoL_Snig_1.1, whole genome shotgun sequence:
- the LOC144213035 gene encoding inactive C-alpha-formylglycine-generating enzyme 2-like isoform X1 encodes MEMFFRGIVCLSFFSSITVATAAAADEHDTMVAIPGGKMTRTNFGGDEDEIKLLPFLLDRHSVTNQAFREFVRAEKYKTEAEKFGWSFVFKDFVSDDVKSKVTHTIKSAPWWLPVERAFWRQPSGSGSGISARLEFPVVHVSWNDAQAFCAWKKKKLPTEEQWEWAARGGLSGATFPWGKRFRANRTNLWQGSFPDGDTAEDGYHGLAPVDAFPPQNQFGLLDMLGNTWEWTSSIFASRQQMFVLRGASWIDTADGSANHKAQVDTRMGNTPDSASDNLSFRCASDSHERKPRGDL; translated from the exons ATGGAAATGTTCTTTAGAGGTATTGTGtgtctttctttcttctcaTCCATCACCGTGGCGACAG CAGCTGCTGCTGATGAGCATGACACCATGGTGGCCATCCCCGGAGGGAAAATGACAAGGACAAACTTCGGTGGGGATGAAGATGAGATTaaacttttgccttttttattgGATAGACATTCCGTCACCAATCAGGCTTTCAG GGAATTTGTGAGGGCTGAAAAGTACAAAACTGAAGCCGAGAAGTTTGGTTGGAGTTTTGTCTTTAAGGATTTTGTTTCTGATGACGTCAAGAGTAAAGTGACGCATACCATTAAG TCTGCTCCTTGGTGGCTTCCTGTTGAACGAGCCTTTTGGCGGCAG CCTTCTGGTTCCGGTTCTGGCATCAGCGCTCGACTGGAATTCCCAGTGGTCCACGTCAGCTGGAACGATGCTCAGGCCTTTTGcgcatggaagaagaaaaagctgcCTACTGAGGAGCAGTGGGAATGGGCAGCTAGAGGAGGACTCTCTG GCGCCACCTTTCCGTGGGGGAAGCGCTTCCGGGCCAACAGGACCAACCTATGGCAG GGTTCATTTCCGGATGGTGACACGGCGGAGGATGGGTATCACGGCCTAGCGCCGGTTGATGCTTTCCCACCTCAGAACCAGTTTG GACTGTTGGACATGTTGGGTAACACGTGGGAGTGGACATCCAGCATCTTTGCATCGCGCCAACAGATGTTCGTGCTGCGTGGTGCCTCTTGGATTGATACCGCCGATGgctcagccaatcacaaagctCAAGTCGACACCAG GATGGGCAACACACCTGACTCGGCCTCCGACAACCTGAGTTTCAGGTGCGCTTCGGACAGCCATGAGAGAAAACCACGCGGCGATTTGTAG
- the LOC144213035 gene encoding inactive C-alpha-formylglycine-generating enzyme 2-like isoform X2 has translation MEMFFRGIVCLSFFSSITVATAAADEHDTMVAIPGGKMTRTNFGGDEDEIKLLPFLLDRHSVTNQAFREFVRAEKYKTEAEKFGWSFVFKDFVSDDVKSKVTHTIKSAPWWLPVERAFWRQPSGSGSGISARLEFPVVHVSWNDAQAFCAWKKKKLPTEEQWEWAARGGLSGATFPWGKRFRANRTNLWQGSFPDGDTAEDGYHGLAPVDAFPPQNQFGLLDMLGNTWEWTSSIFASRQQMFVLRGASWIDTADGSANHKAQVDTRMGNTPDSASDNLSFRCASDSHERKPRGDL, from the exons ATGGAAATGTTCTTTAGAGGTATTGTGtgtctttctttcttctcaTCCATCACCGTGGCGACAG CTGCTGCTGATGAGCATGACACCATGGTGGCCATCCCCGGAGGGAAAATGACAAGGACAAACTTCGGTGGGGATGAAGATGAGATTaaacttttgccttttttattgGATAGACATTCCGTCACCAATCAGGCTTTCAG GGAATTTGTGAGGGCTGAAAAGTACAAAACTGAAGCCGAGAAGTTTGGTTGGAGTTTTGTCTTTAAGGATTTTGTTTCTGATGACGTCAAGAGTAAAGTGACGCATACCATTAAG TCTGCTCCTTGGTGGCTTCCTGTTGAACGAGCCTTTTGGCGGCAG CCTTCTGGTTCCGGTTCTGGCATCAGCGCTCGACTGGAATTCCCAGTGGTCCACGTCAGCTGGAACGATGCTCAGGCCTTTTGcgcatggaagaagaaaaagctgcCTACTGAGGAGCAGTGGGAATGGGCAGCTAGAGGAGGACTCTCTG GCGCCACCTTTCCGTGGGGGAAGCGCTTCCGGGCCAACAGGACCAACCTATGGCAG GGTTCATTTCCGGATGGTGACACGGCGGAGGATGGGTATCACGGCCTAGCGCCGGTTGATGCTTTCCCACCTCAGAACCAGTTTG GACTGTTGGACATGTTGGGTAACACGTGGGAGTGGACATCCAGCATCTTTGCATCGCGCCAACAGATGTTCGTGCTGCGTGGTGCCTCTTGGATTGATACCGCCGATGgctcagccaatcacaaagctCAAGTCGACACCAG GATGGGCAACACACCTGACTCGGCCTCCGACAACCTGAGTTTCAGGTGCGCTTCGGACAGCCATGAGAGAAAACCACGCGGCGATTTGTAG
- the LOC144212365 gene encoding T-complex protein 1 subunit zeta, whose amino-acid sequence MAAVKALNPKAEVARAQAALAVNISAARGLQDVLKTNLGPKGTLKMLVSGSGDIKLTKDGNVLLHEMQIQHPTASLIAKVATAQDDITGDGTTSNVLIIGELLKQADLYVSEGLHPRIVAEGFESAKEKALAVLEEVKVARQMDRETLLEVARTSLRTKVHTELADLLTEAVVDAVLTIAKPNEPIDLYMVEIMEMKHKTDCDTQLIRGLVLDHGARHPDMKKRVEDAYVLTCNVSLEYEKTEVNSGFFYKSAEEREKFVVAERKYIMERVAKIVALKKRVCAEGDKSFVVINQKGIDPYSLDALAKEGIVALRRAKRRNMERLTLACGGIAMNSVDDLTPESLGHAGLVYEHTLGEEKFTFIEKCDNPRSVTLLIKGPNKHTLTQIKDAVRDGLRAVKNAIQDGCVVPGAGALEVALADALVKHKASVKGRAQLGVQAFADALLIIPKVLAQNSGYDPQETLVKLQTEFKASAGQLVGVDLSTGEPMVASEAGVWDNYSVKKQLLHSCTVIASNILLVDEIMRAGMSSLRG is encoded by the exons ATGGCAGCCGTCAAAGCTTTGAACCCGAAGGCAGAGGTGGCCAGGGCCCAGGCCGCCTTGGCGGTCAACATCAGCGCTGCTCGGGGACTCCAAGACGTCCTCAAGACTAACTTGGGGCCGAAAGGCACCCTGAAAAT GTTGGTTTCTGGCTCTGGGGATATCAAACTGACAAAAGATGGAAACGTTCTCTTACACGAGATG CAAATTCAGCACCCGacggcctcgctcatcgccaaaGTGGCCACCGCCCAGGATGATATCACGGGAGACGGAACCACATCCAACGTCCTCATCATTGGAGAGCTGCTCAAGCAGGCTGACCTCTATGTTTCAGAG GGTCTCCACCCAAGGATTGTGGCAGAGGGCTTCGAGTCAGCCAAGGAGAAGGCGCTGGCTGTGCTGGAAGAAGTCAAAGTGGCCCGTCAGATGGACAGGGAGACCCTTCTGGAGGTCGCGCGAACTTCCCTTAGGACTAAAGTCCACACCGAGCTGGCTGACCTGCTTACTGAG GCGGTGGTGGACGCCGTGCTGACCATCGCTAAGCCCAACGAGCCCATCGACTTGTACATGGTGGAGATCATGGAGATGAAACACAAGACGGACTGCGACACACA ACTGATCCGCGGCCTAGTGTTGGACCACGGGGCACGGCACCCTGACATGAAGAAACGGGTGGAGGATGCCTACGTGCTGACCTGCAATGTGTCACTGGAGTACGAGAAGACCGAGGTTAATTCGGGCTTCTTCTACAAGAGCGCTGAAGAGCGTGAGAAGTTCGTGGTCGCCGAGAGGAAGTACATTATGGAGCGTGTCGCCAAAATCGTCGCCCTCAAGAAGCGGGTGTGCGCCGAGGGGGACAAGTCCTTTGTTGTCATCAACCAAAAG GGCATTGACCCTTACTCTCTGGATGCCCTTGCCAAGGAGGGGATCGTTGCCCTGCGTAGAGCCAAGAGGAGGAACATGGAAAG GTTAACTCTGGCTTGCGGCGGCATTGCCATGAACTCTGTGGACGACCTCACGCCAGAAAGTCTGGGTCACGCTGGGCTGGTGTATGAGCACACCCTG GGCGAGGAGAAATTCACGTTCATCGAGAAATGCGACAACCCTCGCTCGGTGACCCTGCTGATCAAAGGTCCCAACAAGCACACACTGACTCAGATCAAAGACGCAGTCAGGGACGGCCTGCGTGCCGTTAAGAACGCCATCCAAGACG GTTGCGTCGTGCCAGGTGCGGGTGCCTTGGAAGTGGCTCTGGCCGACGCGTTGGTCAAGCATAAAGCCAGCGTGAAAGGACGAGCACAACTCGGCGTGCAAGCCTTTGCCGACGCCCTCCTCATCATCCCAAAG GTCCTAGCCCAAAACTCCGGATACGACCCCCAGGAAACGCTAGTCAAGCTGCAGACGGAGTTTAAAGCGTCCGCTGGTCAACTAGTTGGTGTCGACCTGAGCACAG GGGAGCCGATGGTTGCCAGCGAGGCGGGAGTGTGGGACAATTACAGCGTCAAGAAGCAACTTCTTCACTCTTG CACGGTGATTGCCAGCAACATCCTGCTGGTTGATGAGATCATGCGTGCCGGAATGTCATCCCTCAGAGGTTAA
- the LOC144212366 gene encoding protein NipSnap homolog 2-like, with the protein MAARIICSTPMWLTSLKLLPQTLGTSRHSCLSTRGMSGLQDSWFKSLFVRKVDPRKDAHSHLLAKKEDDNLYKIQFHNVKPECLEEYNQLCESVLPSIHADPEYPCELVGSWNTWYGEQDQSVHLWRYRGGYPALTEVMSKLKQNKMFSEYRRERGKMLLSRRNQLLLEFSFWNEPRPREGPNIYELRSYQLRPGTMIEWGNYWARAIEIRQQNQEAVGGFFSQIGSLYQVHHLWAYKDLQSRENIRNAAWQREGWDEVVYYTVPLIQHMESRVMIPLKGSSLK; encoded by the exons ATGGCGGCCAGAATCATCTGCTCGACGCCTATGTGGCTAACAAGTCTAAAATTGTTGCCACAAACTCTTGGGACGAGCCGACATTCTTGCCTTTCTACCCG GGGCATGTCAGGGCTACAAGACAGCTGGTTTAAGTCTCTGTTTGTGAGAAAAGTGGACCCCCGGAAGGACGCTCATTCGCACCTGCTGGCTAAGAAGGAAGACGACAACCTGTACAAAATCCAGT TTCACAATGTCAAGCCCGAGTGCCTGGAAGAGTACAACCAACTTTG TGAGAGCGTGTTACCTTCCATCCATGCTGACCCGGAATACCCATGTGAGTTGGTTGGAAGCTGGAACACGTGGTATGGAGAACAGGACCAATCAG TGCACTTGTGGCGATATCGGGGAGGTTACCCAGCGCTCACTGAAGTTATGAGCAAACTCAAGCAAAATAAG ATGTTTTCCGAGTATCGACGGGAGCGCGGCAAGATGTTGTTGTCCCGTAGGAATCAGCTGCTGCTTGAGTTCAGCTTTTGGAATGAACCGAGGCCCCGTGAAGGGCCCAACATCTATGAACTGCGGTCCTACCAGCTCAGG CCTGGCACCATGATCGAATGGGGCAACTATTG GGCGCGTGCCATTGAGATCCGCCAACAAAACCAGGAGGCCGTGGGTGGCTTTTTCTCCCAGATCGGAAGTTTGTATCAAGTGCACCATCTGTGGG CCTACAAAGATCTTCAGTCCAGGGAAAACATTCGAAATGCGGCCTGGCAGCGAGAAGGCTGGGACGAGGTTGTCTACTATACAG TGCCACTCATTCAGCACATGGAATCTCGAGTCATGATTCCGCTGAAGGGTTCTTCCTTAAAGTAA
- the LOC144212367 gene encoding small ribosomal subunit protein uS17m-like, whose translation MSVKQASVHAKWIIGRVIGTKMYKTAKVRVTRLVLDPYLLKYYNRRKTYFAHDATQQCEMGDVVLLKALPEPRSKHVKHELAQVIYKVGRVVDPLTGKRVASNEFLEPLDDLKDDSVTLAQKVQSLNISADISN comes from the exons ATGTCCGTGAAGCAGGCATCCGTCCACGCTAAATGGATCATCGGCCGAGTAATAGGAACGAAAATGTACAAAACCGCCAAAGTGCGCGTCACCCGGCTCGTACTGGACCCCTACCTGCTCAAG TACTACAACCGGAGAAAGACATACTTTGCCCACGACGCCACGCAGCAGTGCGAAATGGGTGATGTGGTGCTGCTCAAAGCTCTGCCTGAGCCACGCTCCAAACATGTCAAACACGAGCTGGCGCAGGTGATCTACAAGGTGGGCCGCGTGGTGGATCCGTTGACGGGGAAGCGTGTTGCCAGCAATGAATTTCTGGAGCCGTTGGATGACCTTAAAGATGATTCTGTGACTTTGGCCCAGAAAGTGCAAAGCTTGAACATTTCTGCAGACATCTCAAATTAA
- the LOC144212928 gene encoding uncharacterized protein LOC144212928, whose product MTLVMATGYSSGATGFGPGGAQFGPGGAGVGPGSAGFGPGGAGVGAGGAGFGPGGARFGPGGAGVGPGGAGVGPGYAGVGPGSAGVGPGGAGVGPGGAGFGQGSSGSGFVGKTSGKASKQVPGVGVPGLYQGGFVPSQDFASRGIVPGVATGNGLGPQTGGGVLGQGLANGQGAQLPGVFRGYPLISPKSGNGKSKSPAKAAAKYGGVGAGALGQGGAGLPGGGAGLPGFGGGAGPGFGGGVGPGGNPGAVPGYGNGAATGYSPGSAKALKYGQPGGAARPGLGGPGYGPGSVGAGLGGAGTGPMGGAGYGGDYYL is encoded by the exons ATGACACTTGTTATGGCAACAGGGTACAGCTCAGGAGCCACAGGATTTGGTCCTGGTGGTGCACAATTTGGACCTGGAGGTGCCGGAGTTGGGCCTGGCAGTGCTGGATTTGGACCTGGAGGTGCTGGAGTTGGGGCTGGCGGTGCCGGATTTGGGCCTGGCGGTGCCAGATTTGGGCCTGGCGGTGCCGGAGTTGGGCCTGGTGGTGCCGGAGTTGGGCCTGGCTATGCAGGAGTTGGCCCAGGGAGTGCCGGAGTTGGGCCTGGTGGGGCAGGTGTTGGGCCTGGTGGTGCAGGATTTGGACAAGGGAGTTCTGGATCCGGGTTTGTTGGAAAGACCAGTGGCAAAGCATCAAAACAAGTCCCAG GTGTTGGGGTTCCTGGACTATATCAAGGCGGATTTGTACCAAGTCAAG ATTTTGCTAGCCGCGGTATTGTCCCTGGAGTAGCAACTGGAAATGGACTTGGGCCTCAAACAG GTGGCGGGGTACTTGGCCAAGGTCTAGCGA ATGGTCAAGGAGCGCAGCTGCCAGGAGTTTTTCGTGGGTACCCTTTAATATCACCTAAGTCAG gaAACGGGAAGTCAAAAAGTCCAGCCAAAGCAGCTGCCAAGTATG GAGGAGTGGGTGCAGGTGCCCTTGGTCAAGGTGGTGCTGGATTACCTGGAGGAGGGGCAGGTCTCCCAGGATTTGGAGGTGGAGCTGGACCAGGATTTGGGGGGGGAGTTGGACCAGGCGGTAACCCAGGAGCTGTTCCTGGTTATGGGAATGGAGCTGCAACAG GTTACAGTCCTGGTTCAGCCAAGGCACTCAAATATG GTCAGCCTGGTGGTGCTGCAAGACCTGGGCTAGGTGGTCCTGGATATGGCCCAGGTAGTGTTGGAGCAGGGTTAGGTGGTGCTGGCACTGGACCTATGGGAGGAGCAGGATATGGGGGTGATTATTATCTTTAA